From a region of the Oscillatoria sp. FACHB-1407 genome:
- a CDS encoding LamG-like jellyroll fold domain-containing protein, translated as MSTSAHTPKYHWTFAEVSSSGTRDTVSGITATVSKASWNGRGRIGKAVALNGSVDSFISLGQAVGQFGRADFTVAFGVKIAIGSKGVELLGNRTTDSYGNFFTIRVNSEQYICTEICENSSATHYIGLDSSSKLSDGTWHHIAVVREQQELRLYIDGTLSAQRSVGGVANISNGNELRTGKANPGFLAPPKAEFEDLRIYDRALSDQQISALVPPLRKGEFELKTAADDDVTRIWTTDVADLSQITSSFEKLRLGPDTGVTLYKDSHFSGTFQEVAADLPKLSQTRLAGSPKSVRIWSTVGKPFTGKWAILAPNGQYLSLAYPSLATNSRITAFELFDFHVNAERLWIQLLPGSSFSSSHSASGIQIDEAVPQIPVFVEREKTDFHRFSLTNQQGDFWLRLKPRSNLILLKARNGQYLRARNNEVESRKGAIWANASNPGVDSIFELIKLQDNTVALKSFQRELYLRYLSEDPNFVLADSSAKYNYELIELDNNRVAFKTQDEKYFSAEGGGGREVVANRSALRAWEKFELTQARIEQFNDLTQAQVEHFNRLAQTQIGHFEWTSERENRAIFNRILKIAGSENQVGELLPGEAAFYEQPAYWGKTWILYNSCSDFGVIEGFNDVISSIRLGPETGITLYSGSDYGVTSQDREKEIEDIVENIPDLSTSQIGNDQISSAKIWRNIPPKKANVSFSISLSQDYKLVGETFQDLTSYRTILKFLPEVTEVEVWATDLTKFEVDGTDYEVDEDRSIKLSPNAMNRLMITSEAEGINTPGLKIRTNTMQAHERIVIFPDREAHRQLADLDEDALWDAKDAAGDQLVNQTKYTAAEVANVQRTVAKTMRTLSYVAVDEDDQLIDRVISADAIEKPWRLNFRQETNREPGEGENRSLNVNINASSQITEQELEEEDFAQLLTQASGPLAQGFSFKNVFRRIKDAVNSAVSVVVGVVQNVATGIVNAVNKVVDTVKQVVAVVVDAAGEVTRFVIDTAEKAAAFVEGVVGKIEVAAKKLAEYLRSLFNWDDILATQRMLALKVNDGFDFAQKAAIAAIAPVNELVDTVKNAVNSGLDETLNRLKKDTEKIDQQPKLPETLEWLLSKLTSNSSSFSDTTKAVSPSPSGTDPVAAFFSTFQSSSKAVVDMLLKGLAGLTETIALLIAAPTQPQFALIALLEMIKGVVNTAFDFIKGIAEAFLKCIASAIGQFKSLINAEINIPFVTALFKKVLKIDKFNLLNLTTLLLAIPVTITYKLLAGSEAKLALSQTASVQGWMVTGFIADTINGLVTSLLDASPKEHLGFEVVSTLLQFFSWLSSFPDSPDFDGGRPYNVAEFKVTEPKNPDKYWERVMWGWRSFALGIDVVALLVAKTRIKRAIHKKDPTKVEDAVEKTMPVLAMLFAAIDLGITTKYLVTSLNDNAKEGDSRASKTHKESIRQSGEYIAIFPSFFAFLNYGGPQSKLTLGLIDIVCAGVVSGLKGDEMRREFKSA; from the coding sequence ATGTCAACCTCAGCCCATACCCCTAAGTATCACTGGACATTTGCAGAAGTCAGCAGTTCTGGCACAAGAGATACTGTTAGTGGGATAACTGCCACAGTTTCCAAGGCAAGCTGGAATGGACGAGGACGTATTGGCAAGGCGGTTGCTCTAAATGGCTCTGTCGATTCCTTTATCTCGCTAGGGCAAGCGGTTGGTCAATTCGGTCGCGCAGATTTTACCGTTGCTTTTGGGGTCAAAATTGCAATCGGTTCCAAGGGAGTGGAACTATTGGGAAATCGAACTACAGATTCTTATGGAAACTTTTTTACTATCCGAGTTAATTCTGAACAATATATTTGTACAGAAATTTGTGAAAACAGTAGTGCGACTCACTACATAGGGCTTGACAGTAGTTCAAAATTGAGCGATGGCACTTGGCATCATATTGCAGTTGTACGAGAGCAACAAGAACTCAGACTTTATATTGATGGCACATTATCAGCCCAGCGGTCTGTAGGTGGCGTTGCTAATATTAGCAATGGCAATGAATTAAGAACAGGAAAAGCAAATCCTGGTTTTCTTGCTCCTCCAAAGGCTGAGTTTGAAGATTTGCGAATCTACGATCGTGCCTTATCCGATCAGCAGATTTCTGCCTTAGTTCCTCCACTTAGGAAGGGTGAATTTGAGCTGAAGACAGCAGCCGATGATGATGTCACTCGAATCTGGACTACTGATGTGGCAGATCTGAGTCAGATTACATCTTCCTTTGAAAAACTGCGGCTTGGACCTGATACAGGCGTTACTTTGTATAAAGACTCTCACTTTAGTGGAACTTTTCAGGAAGTTGCTGCTGATTTACCCAAATTGTCTCAAACAAGACTGGCAGGATCACCAAAGTCTGTGCGTATCTGGTCAACGGTTGGTAAACCTTTCACTGGCAAATGGGCTATTTTGGCACCTAATGGTCAATACCTCAGTCTTGCTTATCCTTCGCTGGCTACTAATTCGCGTATTACAGCCTTTGAACTCTTTGATTTTCATGTCAATGCAGAAAGATTGTGGATACAGTTACTGCCTGGTTCATCATTCTCGTCGAGCCATAGTGCATCTGGAATACAAATTGATGAAGCAGTACCCCAAATTCCAGTTTTTGTAGAGAGAGAAAAAACGGATTTTCATCGCTTTTCCTTGACTAATCAGCAAGGAGATTTCTGGCTTAGATTGAAACCTCGTAGTAATCTAATTCTACTTAAAGCCCGTAATGGACAATATCTTCGTGCCAGAAACAACGAAGTAGAAAGCCGTAAGGGAGCAATTTGGGCTAATGCTTCAAATCCGGGTGTTGATTCGATATTTGAACTTATTAAACTTCAAGATAATACAGTTGCCTTGAAATCATTTCAACGAGAGCTTTACCTGCGCTACTTAAGTGAAGATCCCAATTTTGTTTTAGCTGACTCTAGTGCTAAGTACAACTATGAACTGATTGAGCTTGATAATAATCGAGTTGCCTTTAAGACTCAAGACGAGAAGTATTTTTCTGCTGAGGGGGGCGGTGGACGAGAAGTTGTTGCAAATCGTTCTGCCCTTAGAGCATGGGAAAAGTTTGAGTTGACCCAGGCTCGAATAGAACAATTTAATGATCTAACTCAGGCTCAGGTAGAACACTTTAATAGGTTGGCTCAGACGCAGATAGGACACTTTGAATGGACAAGTGAGCGTGAGAACAGAGCAATTTTTAACCGAATCTTGAAGATCGCTGGAAGTGAGAATCAAGTCGGTGAACTTTTACCTGGAGAAGCTGCCTTTTATGAACAGCCTGCCTACTGGGGAAAAACTTGGATTCTATACAATAGCTGTAGCGATTTTGGAGTAATTGAAGGATTCAATGATGTTATATCCTCTATTCGTCTTGGACCCGAGACGGGTATAACACTTTATTCTGGTTCAGATTATGGAGTCACTTCACAAGATCGAGAAAAAGAGATTGAAGATATTGTGGAGAATATTCCCGACTTAAGCACCTCTCAAATTGGCAATGATCAGATCTCTTCAGCCAAGATTTGGCGCAATATTCCACCTAAGAAGGCTAATGTGTCTTTTAGCATTAGCCTCAGCCAGGATTACAAACTGGTAGGAGAAACATTCCAGGATCTTACTTCATACCGAACGATCCTCAAGTTCCTACCAGAAGTAACAGAAGTAGAAGTGTGGGCAACTGATTTAACTAAATTTGAGGTGGACGGAACAGATTATGAAGTTGATGAAGATCGCTCCATCAAGCTTTCTCCCAACGCCATGAACCGTCTCATGATTACCTCTGAAGCAGAGGGCATTAACACACCAGGATTGAAGATCCGTACCAACACAATGCAAGCCCATGAGCGGATTGTAATTTTCCCCGATCGGGAGGCACATCGGCAGCTCGCAGATCTGGATGAAGATGCGTTGTGGGATGCAAAAGATGCGGCGGGTGATCAGTTGGTGAATCAGACGAAATACACCGCAGCGGAGGTGGCAAATGTGCAGCGAACCGTGGCTAAAACAATGAGAACTTTGAGCTACGTTGCGGTTGATGAAGACGATCAGTTAATTGATCGGGTGATTTCTGCTGATGCCATTGAAAAGCCTTGGCGACTCAATTTTCGACAAGAAACCAATCGAGAACCAGGTGAGGGAGAAAACAGGTCATTAAACGTCAATATTAATGCTTCTAGTCAAATTACTGAACAGGAGTTAGAAGAGGAAGATTTTGCCCAGTTATTGACTCAAGCCAGTGGACCACTGGCACAGGGATTTAGTTTCAAGAATGTTTTTAGGCGAATCAAAGATGCTGTCAACAGTGCTGTGTCTGTTGTGGTGGGAGTGGTTCAAAATGTGGCGACTGGAATTGTAAACGCAGTAAATAAAGTTGTTGACACTGTTAAACAAGTCGTTGCTGTTGTAGTCGATGCGGCTGGAGAGGTGACGCGGTTTGTGATCGACACAGCAGAAAAAGCAGCCGCGTTTGTGGAAGGGGTCGTCGGGAAAATTGAGGTGGCTGCGAAGAAGCTAGCAGAGTATTTACGATCGCTCTTCAACTGGGACGATATCCTGGCAACTCAGCGAATGTTGGCATTAAAAGTGAATGATGGCTTCGACTTTGCCCAAAAGGCGGCGATCGCGGCGATCGCACCTGTCAATGAGTTGGTAGATACCGTCAAGAACGCGGTGAACAGCGGACTGGATGAAACACTAAATCGCCTCAAAAAGGATACGGAGAAGATCGATCAGCAGCCCAAACTGCCGGAAACGCTTGAATGGCTACTCTCAAAACTGACCAGCAATTCCTCATCCTTTTCAGATACTACAAAAGCGGTTTCTCCATCCCCTAGTGGAACTGATCCTGTCGCTGCCTTTTTCTCCACTTTTCAGTCGAGTAGCAAAGCAGTTGTTGATATGTTGTTGAAAGGTCTGGCTGGATTGACAGAAACGATCGCGCTCTTAATTGCTGCACCAACCCAACCCCAGTTTGCCCTGATTGCCCTTCTAGAAATGATCAAAGGCGTAGTCAATACGGCATTTGATTTTATCAAAGGCATTGCAGAAGCCTTCCTGAAGTGTATTGCGAGTGCGATCGGTCAGTTTAAATCGCTAATCAACGCCGAGATTAACATTCCGTTCGTCACGGCGTTGTTTAAGAAAGTACTCAAGATTGATAAATTCAATCTACTGAACCTCACGACGCTGCTGCTAGCAATTCCGGTGACGATCACCTACAAACTGCTGGCGGGTTCAGAAGCCAAACTTGCTTTATCTCAAACTGCCTCAGTGCAAGGTTGGATGGTGACTGGATTTATTGCGGATACGATCAATGGCTTAGTCACCAGTTTGCTCGATGCCTCCCCAAAAGAGCATTTAGGGTTTGAGGTGGTGAGCACTTTGCTGCAATTCTTTAGCTGGCTGTCGAGTTTTCCTGACTCCCCCGATTTTGATGGAGGACGACCCTACAATGTTGCTGAGTTTAAGGTTACTGAGCCAAAAAACCCAGACAAATATTGGGAACGGGTGATGTGGGGATGGCGATCGTTTGCTTTAGGGATCGATGTAGTTGCACTCTTGGTAGCAAAAACCCGAATCAAACGTGCAATCCATAAAAAGGATCCCACCAAGGTTGAGGACGCCGTGGAGAAAACTATGCCCGTCCTGGCAATGCTCTTTGCGGCAATTGATTTGGGCATTACCACTAAATACCTGGTGACTTCACTGAACGATAATGCTAAGGAGGGTGACAGTCGAGCCAGCAAAACGCACAAGGAGTCAATCCGCCAATCTGGAGAATATATTGCCATCTTTCCGTCGTTCTTTGCTTTCCTTAACTATGGTGGACCTCAATCAAAGCTGACACTAGGATTGATTGATATTGTTTGTGCTGGGGTAGTGTCTGGTTTAAAGGGAGACGAAATGAGACGGGAGTTTAAATCAGCATGA
- the pseI gene encoding pseudaminic acid synthase, which yields MMQSSIQIANRTIGQEHPPLIIAEMSGNHNQSLERALDLVEAAAKAGAHALKLQTYTADTITLDVEEGEFFIADPTSLWKGNSLHKLYQQAYTPWEWHKPILERCRELGMIGFSTPFDETAVDFLEALDVPLYKIASFENVHLPLIRKVAKTGKPIIMSTGMASIAELDEAVRAAREAGCQDLVLLKCTSSYPATPENSNLLTIPHLQQLFDVQVGLSDHTMGIGAAIASVALGATVIEKHFTLRRADGGVDSVFSMEPEEMQQLVIESERAWQALGNVQYGPTEAEKKSMVFRRSLYVAQDMKAGDRFTPENLRAVRPGFGLPPKYYEMLLGRSIKQDAKKGTPVQWNIIVQ from the coding sequence ATGATGCAATCGTCGATTCAAATTGCAAACCGAACCATTGGGCAAGAACACCCTCCGCTCATCATTGCGGAGATGTCAGGCAACCATAATCAATCCTTAGAACGGGCACTCGATTTAGTCGAGGCAGCAGCCAAAGCCGGAGCCCATGCCCTGAAGTTGCAAACCTACACGGCAGACACGATTACGCTCGATGTGGAAGAGGGAGAGTTTTTTATCGCTGACCCCACCAGCTTGTGGAAAGGCAACTCGCTCCATAAGCTCTATCAGCAAGCCTATACCCCCTGGGAGTGGCACAAACCAATTTTAGAGCGGTGTCGCGAGCTAGGCATGATTGGCTTTAGCACTCCCTTTGATGAAACAGCCGTAGATTTTTTAGAGGCTTTAGATGTACCGCTCTACAAGATTGCCTCATTCGAGAACGTTCATCTGCCTCTGATTCGCAAAGTGGCAAAGACCGGGAAACCAATCATTATGTCTACAGGCATGGCGTCGATCGCCGAACTGGACGAAGCGGTTCGTGCGGCACGAGAGGCAGGATGTCAAGATTTGGTGTTGTTGAAATGCACCAGTTCCTATCCAGCGACGCCAGAAAACTCAAATTTGCTCACTATCCCTCATCTACAACAGTTGTTTGATGTGCAGGTGGGGCTATCCGATCACACCATGGGCATTGGAGCCGCGATCGCCAGTGTGGCTCTAGGGGCGACCGTGATTGAAAAGCACTTTACCTTGAGACGGGCTGATGGTGGGGTAGACTCGGTTTTCTCCATGGAACCGGAAGAAATGCAACAACTCGTGATAGAGTCCGAAAGAGCATGGCAGGCATTAGGTAACGTGCAGTATGGTCCTACGGAAGCTGAGAAAAAATCAATGGTGTTTCGGCGATCGCTCTATGTGGCTCAAGATATGAAAGCGGGCGATCGGTTCACCCCTGAGAATTTGAGAGCAGTCCGACCGGGTTTTGGATTGCCACCCAAGTATTATGAAATGCTCCTGGGTAGATCCATTAAACAGGATGCCAAGAAGGGAACCCCTGTTCAATGGAACATCATAGTCCAATAA
- a CDS encoding formyltransferase family protein: protein MQVLFLGPPHLELQHFLESCDDSVTTTEEKITSGSEWLSDIDFIVSYRYRHILKQDVLSQFLNRVINIHISLLPWNRGADPNLWSFLEDTPKGVTIHYIDSGIDTGKILVQEVVSFTEHHTLRTSYEKLTQVAEALFKANWLAIRDGKIQPFSQVGEGSYHRTRDRAPYEHLLTQGWDTPVRNLIGKALKHPPTHLPS, encoded by the coding sequence ATGCAGGTTTTGTTTTTGGGTCCACCTCATCTGGAGCTACAACACTTTCTAGAGAGTTGCGATGATAGCGTTACAACAACAGAGGAAAAGATTACCTCTGGCTCTGAATGGCTATCTGATATTGATTTCATCGTGAGTTATCGGTATCGGCATATTCTCAAACAAGACGTTTTGAGCCAATTTTTGAACCGAGTTATCAATATTCATATCTCATTACTTCCGTGGAATCGAGGAGCCGATCCAAACCTGTGGAGCTTCTTAGAAGACACTCCAAAAGGGGTGACGATTCATTACATAGATAGCGGCATCGATACAGGCAAGATTTTAGTCCAAGAAGTGGTTAGCTTTACAGAACACCACACATTACGAACCAGTTATGAGAAACTAACACAGGTCGCTGAAGCGTTGTTTAAGGCTAACTGGTTAGCTATTCGGGATGGAAAGATTCAGCCCTTCTCTCAAGTCGGAGAAGGTTCCTATCACCGAACTCGCGATCGCGCTCCCTATGAACATCTTTTAACTCAAGGTTGGGATACTCCTGTTCGTAATTTGATTGGAAAGGCTCTGAAACATCCTCCTACTCATTTGCCATCATGA
- a CDS encoding S8 family peptidase yields the protein MMGWNLGCLNLDCCWQHGFTGAGVKVGHLDTGIDGAHPALCDRITTFAQFDENGEILPNTLPHDSSDHGTHTAGIICGGTVDGQAIGIAPDAKLCSGMVIEGRKPLIRVLCGLDWMFDQRVRVVCVSLGMPGYNPLFETVLARLRQQEVLCIVPIGNSGRRSSYSPANYPGVLAVGAVDQNNRVANFSSSQVFDRPNDPIKPNLVAPGVDILSTKPGGGLSKQSGTSMAAAHVAGVAALLFQAKPDATVDEIEHALLKSCILLPDVDPQRMGCGLVNPVGALETLLASKETALGVCNALS from the coding sequence ATGATGGGCTGGAATCTTGGGTGTCTCAACCTTGACTGCTGTTGGCAACACGGCTTTACAGGGGCAGGGGTCAAGGTAGGACATTTGGATACGGGTATAGATGGGGCGCATCCTGCTTTGTGCGATCGCATTACCACATTTGCCCAGTTCGATGAGAACGGCGAAATCCTTCCCAATACACTTCCTCATGATTCCAGTGATCATGGCACCCATACCGCAGGCATTATTTGTGGGGGCACAGTTGATGGACAAGCCATTGGCATTGCCCCAGATGCTAAACTCTGTTCTGGCATGGTGATCGAAGGGAGAAAACCCTTAATCAGAGTCCTGTGCGGTTTAGATTGGATGTTTGACCAGAGGGTGCGGGTGGTTTGCGTATCTCTGGGCATGCCAGGCTACAATCCCTTATTTGAAACCGTGCTGGCAAGACTTCGGCAACAAGAGGTGTTGTGTATTGTCCCGATCGGAAACTCAGGACGTAGAAGCTCCTATTCTCCTGCCAACTACCCCGGCGTTCTTGCCGTTGGTGCAGTCGATCAAAACAATCGGGTGGCAAACTTTTCGAGCAGTCAAGTGTTCGACCGCCCCAACGACCCAATTAAACCAAACTTAGTTGCTCCAGGTGTCGATATTCTTTCTACCAAACCCGGTGGAGGGTTGAGTAAACAAAGTGGAACTTCGATGGCAGCCGCTCATGTGGCAGGGGTTGCTGCGCTTTTATTCCAGGCAAAACCTGATGCTACTGTTGATGAAATTGAGCATGCTTTACTAAAAAGTTGTATACTACTGCCTGATGTTGATCCTCAGCGAATGGGGTGTGGTCTTGTCAATCCGGTAGGGGCTTTGGAAACGCTGCTTGCTTCAAAAGAGACAGCACTGGGAGTATGTAATGCACTATCTTGA
- a CDS encoding methyltransferase domain-containing protein → MEKKLTASNIAEVQAKFDLHWQVTMAFACQEMVGFEGKDVLDVGGILPKDFVLGYLKANSWTALETLEYAESLEKEIPDYTDVKAWIQNSEGSTAYLRDDGTFAKYSVVLSNIEDLPSQYYSRYDLIFSTATFEHLNKFPLALEKMFAALKPGGKLCSIFSPVWSAHDGHHLRTITDKRGNVFHFGNSPIPPWGHLLMRPPQLYQHLCQFTDEETAGIIIHHVYDHPSINRLFTEDYLEYIKQTKFIIEHFEPVYHGEIPPETQRQLEALYPGRKSFTNNGITIVLEKPTRVDPSFKQFDLMMTPDKIDQTKTENLEGQLEKKRILFFAPYGEWLVHHQVDAVLAIALQQRGNEVLVVGCDGVYQDCIVTARAEKYGTDQASLCQACSQAGKQLFGSLNLPHQQLREFIDLEDYQLAKEWVEALDPKDYSEAIYQDRPIGKWIISSINSYFRLSTKQELDRPDVRRVYKKYLVDGLVTYKTFCRLLETYKPDTLFLFNGRIAPYRVAFEAAQEKNIDIITHERGFIDDSFSFFDNTICLSPKSPEACVDAWKDVPLTPTELSIVKQYFSNRESGSGLNWKPFYDFQTNYAEVRQKLNIPQDAKVFTIFTSSPDELADSDDYASIADQLEFVERFIKIFSQRDEYLIIRHHPWIGGDAIHPANTDFLTFAYRQAQSTPKNVRIMMPNEQLASYALFWHTDAAIAFFSTVSIEAAARGVCTATSELSPYRKGFVHLMENTDSEQALSELVDSLLKESALLTQEQSIELLRKLYRFTYAYFFRFSTQFKAFGIKNHHLYDLRFKSLEELLPGKDLVLDRICDRVVHGTPLWEIPDRDRPTQLLEETAFLQSELDNILNTRHAVRQQSKNLSSLTNAIPVGVICLQYDGDERDEELTLAWVNRSRHLSIRRYNCSSLVWEDYPATIDAILNVLEEHKEEYFVVTNHYFQYDEAFLSSALNVLTSESATKTTGVLYGAWIANVDGNITNSVFTQANPFKTYQEAVQVLPLLQHPLGLLSLGLLRKDVLIHILRTIQEIPTIPEAAERLFALVATPEVVKVELPMMVVYSSSQTEVRDLRLAQLRLQYELKQADGQLQTHRTELERSQAQLQASQTELEQYQTALKAAQVEGGRFLYELQAAQAEIERLQASLYQMQGALEATNNKLARTENRLNTKEKTLKKVQTNLKKLRENLKQTQETITAMESSKFWKLRGKWIKLKKIFRLDSD, encoded by the coding sequence ATGGAAAAGAAACTCACTGCATCTAACATTGCAGAGGTTCAAGCTAAATTTGATCTTCACTGGCAAGTAACAATGGCGTTTGCTTGTCAAGAGATGGTTGGATTTGAAGGTAAAGATGTACTGGATGTGGGAGGAATTTTACCTAAAGACTTTGTTTTAGGTTATCTCAAAGCCAATTCCTGGACTGCTTTAGAAACATTAGAATACGCAGAATCACTTGAAAAAGAAATTCCTGACTATACCGATGTAAAAGCATGGATTCAAAACTCTGAGGGTAGTACAGCTTACCTGCGAGATGATGGAACTTTTGCAAAATATAGCGTTGTCCTTAGCAATATTGAAGATTTGCCGTCACAATATTACTCCAGGTACGATTTGATATTTTCAACAGCAACCTTTGAGCATTTGAATAAGTTTCCACTTGCTCTGGAGAAAATGTTTGCGGCTCTGAAACCAGGAGGAAAACTTTGCTCTATTTTTTCCCCTGTTTGGTCAGCCCATGATGGGCATCATCTCCGAACCATTACTGACAAGCGGGGAAATGTATTTCACTTTGGAAACTCACCTATCCCCCCTTGGGGACATTTGTTGATGCGCCCGCCTCAGCTATATCAACACCTATGCCAATTTACAGATGAAGAAACCGCAGGAATTATAATTCATCATGTTTACGATCACCCTTCTATCAATCGCTTATTTACGGAAGATTACCTCGAATACATTAAACAAACAAAGTTTATCATCGAGCATTTTGAACCTGTTTATCATGGAGAAATTCCTCCTGAAACTCAAAGGCAATTAGAAGCTCTTTATCCCGGCAGAAAAAGTTTTACTAACAATGGCATCACAATTGTTCTTGAAAAACCCACTCGTGTCGATCCATCGTTTAAGCAATTTGATTTAATGATGACTCCAGATAAAATTGACCAAACAAAGACTGAAAATTTAGAAGGGCAGTTGGAGAAAAAACGCATCTTATTTTTTGCACCCTACGGCGAGTGGTTGGTTCATCATCAGGTTGATGCTGTTTTGGCGATCGCTCTCCAACAACGGGGAAATGAAGTTCTAGTTGTAGGTTGTGATGGAGTTTACCAAGACTGTATTGTGACTGCAAGAGCTGAGAAATATGGCACGGATCAAGCATCCTTGTGTCAAGCCTGTTCTCAAGCTGGCAAACAACTTTTTGGCTCGTTAAACCTACCACATCAGCAGCTTAGAGAGTTTATTGATCTTGAAGACTATCAATTGGCTAAAGAGTGGGTCGAAGCTCTTGATCCAAAGGATTACAGTGAAGCAATTTATCAAGATCGTCCGATTGGTAAATGGATCATTTCATCAATTAACTCCTATTTCAGGCTCTCAACAAAACAAGAATTAGACAGACCTGATGTCCGACGAGTTTACAAAAAATACCTGGTAGATGGTTTGGTTACCTACAAAACATTTTGTAGGCTATTGGAAACCTATAAACCTGATACTTTGTTTCTATTTAATGGGCGCATTGCTCCTTATCGAGTCGCATTTGAAGCAGCCCAGGAAAAGAATATTGATATCATTACCCATGAACGGGGCTTCATTGATGATAGCTTTAGTTTCTTCGATAATACGATTTGTCTGAGTCCTAAATCTCCTGAAGCATGTGTTGATGCCTGGAAAGATGTCCCACTCACACCTACTGAACTGTCCATTGTCAAACAATATTTCAGCAATCGAGAGTCTGGTTCTGGTTTAAATTGGAAACCTTTTTATGATTTCCAGACTAATTATGCTGAGGTGCGACAAAAGCTAAATATTCCACAGGATGCGAAGGTTTTCACAATTTTTACTTCTAGCCCCGATGAGTTGGCAGATTCTGATGATTATGCCAGCATCGCTGACCAGCTAGAATTTGTCGAGCGATTTATCAAAATATTCTCACAACGAGATGAGTATCTGATAATACGTCATCATCCCTGGATTGGGGGAGATGCTATTCATCCCGCAAATACTGATTTCCTGACTTTTGCCTACCGTCAAGCGCAATCTACACCTAAAAATGTCAGAATCATGATGCCCAATGAGCAATTGGCTTCTTATGCATTATTTTGGCATACGGATGCTGCAATTGCCTTTTTCAGTACTGTTTCGATTGAGGCAGCCGCACGAGGAGTTTGCACAGCCACATCTGAATTGTCTCCCTATAGAAAAGGGTTTGTTCATCTGATGGAGAACACCGATTCAGAGCAGGCGTTGAGTGAATTGGTAGATTCTCTATTAAAAGAGTCAGCATTGCTAACTCAAGAGCAAAGTATAGAATTGCTCCGCAAGTTATATCGATTCACCTATGCTTATTTCTTTAGATTTTCAACCCAATTCAAAGCCTTTGGCATTAAGAATCACCATCTTTACGATCTAAGGTTTAAGTCTCTGGAAGAGCTATTACCGGGAAAAGATCTAGTACTGGATCGAATTTGTGACCGTGTGGTTCACGGAACTCCATTGTGGGAGATTCCAGATCGCGATCGCCCTACACAACTTTTAGAAGAAACTGCATTTTTGCAATCTGAACTAGATAATATTCTGAATACTCGTCATGCAGTTAGGCAGCAAAGTAAGAACCTCTCTAGTTTGACCAATGCAATTCCTGTGGGTGTTATTTGTTTGCAGTATGACGGAGATGAGCGTGATGAAGAACTGACATTAGCCTGGGTGAATCGTTCCAGACATTTATCTATTCGTCGATACAATTGTTCTTCTCTGGTTTGGGAAGATTACCCCGCTACTATTGATGCAATTCTCAATGTATTAGAAGAGCATAAAGAAGAGTATTTTGTCGTAACTAATCATTATTTTCAATACGATGAGGCATTTCTCTCCTCAGCGTTGAACGTTTTAACTAGTGAGTCTGCTACTAAAACCACAGGAGTTTTGTATGGAGCCTGGATCGCCAACGTTGATGGTAATATCACAAATTCGGTGTTTACTCAGGCTAATCCCTTTAAAACCTATCAGGAGGCAGTTCAAGTTCTTCCACTGCTCCAGCATCCCCTTGGTCTTCTCTCCCTAGGTTTGCTGCGTAAAGACGTCCTTATTCATATTTTGAGAACAATCCAAGAGATTCCTACCATTCCTGAAGCGGCGGAGCGTTTATTTGCTTTAGTTGCTACACCAGAGGTTGTTAAAGTTGAGCTGCCCATGATGGTTGTCTACAGTTCCTCCCAAACTGAAGTTCGAGACTTACGTTTGGCACAATTGCGCCTGCAATATGAGTTGAAACAGGCTGATGGACAACTTCAAACTCATCGAACAGAATTGGAGCGATCGCAGGCTCAACTTCAAGCCTCTCAAACCGAATTAGAGCAATATCAGACAGCACTCAAGGCAGCACAGGTAGAGGGGGGACGCTTTTTATATGAATTGCAGGCGGCTCAGGCGGAGATTGAACGATTGCAGGCAAGCCTATATCAAATGCAAGGAGCATTAGAGGCTACTAATAACAAGCTTGCCAGAACTGAAAATAGACTGAACACGAAAGAAAAGACTCTGAAAAAAGTCCAAACTAACCTCAAGAAATTGCGGGAAAATCTGAAGCAAACTCAGGAGACGATTACCGCGATGGAAAGCAGTAAGTTTTGGAAACTGAGAGGGAAATGGATAAAGCTGAAAAAAATCTTTAGACTTGACTCGGATTAG